The genome window CGAAGGCGTAAGTCTATGGTTTTGGTAAGAACCCATTTATTGTCCTGATGCCTCCAAATTTGTGCAGGAAGCAAGAGATCACTGGTTATCATGTGTTTACCATCGGGACTGAATTTTGGATGGTCTCCACTTCTATGCTTAATAGTGAAGTCTCCAAATTTTTTTTTGTAGGCGCCGAGTAGTTGAGGGTAAAACTGAGAGACAAGTTCTTGAGCAAGTGTTTCTTGAAGCTCTAAAATATCCTTGAGAGCCTCATGTTTTTGAGCAAACCCTTGAATCGATTTGTAGTCGAATTTGGTTGGCAATAATTTTTGCGCACACGTGTCCTTTAAACTCAACGGCTGAAAGCGCTGCAGGTTTTCTGGGACAATCGCTTCTTTATTTTTTTCTGCCAGGCGTTCTTCGTCCATGGCCTGTCCAGCGTGAAAGCTGAGTGCTGCGGTTAGAGTTAGGGTAAGGAGTTGTTTGTTCATATAAAAACCTTTTTGTAGGAGGGGCAAAAGGGCTCACTATTCTTAGGCCCTTTGTAAAAGTTGTTCTCTAAAAGCCATTTAACCACGTGATGAGTTGTCGGTCACATGGAGTTTTTGTAGTCTCTGGGCAAGGTTGCTTTCTGCTAACTCTTCGTCTTGTGGTTTTAAGAGTTCCTCAAGTTCTTGCAGATTAAGACCCTGAAAATATTGTAGCGTTGGTACTACTTGTGCAGTGTTATCTTCCTGCATTATGACTTCGTACAAACCATCAGGACTCACATAGCCTGGGTCGTTTGTAGCTTTTTGAGCTGAAGGTTGACTGTTAGCTGTCGAGGTGCTTTCCCATTGGTTGTTTTCATATTTCCAAGTTTGTAACACTGTACCATCCATTGATTGGACAAGAAGGTTATTGTCAGCGTCAAATGAGATTGATTCAGTAAAGCCCGCTGGGTTGTCAAGGACAGCCATCTGTTCAAAAGAGTTATCTTTGTGGGTCCATATTTGTGTTGTTTTATCAAATAATTGGATTGCAAGGTGTTGGCTATTTGGGCTGAAGCGTATAGCTGCAATACCATCAGGTGTATTGACAAGAGGTTGTAACTCGTTGCTTTGATTTGACCATACTTTTGTTGTGTATGTACGTGTCATATGGCCTCTAACATCTACAGCAAGGTGTTGGCCGTCAGGGCTGAGATAAGTTTTTTCGATATGTCCGCGGGGCGCGATGGTTTTTGTACGCTTACAAACGTGATCGTTATAGGTGTACACGTCTATTGCATCGCTATTGATAACAAAGAGCTGGTTGTTTGCGGTAAAGCCAATCACGCCTGTTGCATGATTAATAAAGTCTCTCATGATTTGAGCTTTGTTTTTGTATTTGCAAAGGTATATTCCTTCCAGCATGCAAATGGCAAGATATTGGCCGTCTGGACTAAATGAGCAAACAAGATATCCCTCCTTTGACTTTATTTTTATGCCGCCAAACCGTTTTTTGTATGCATCAAGGAGCTCAGGATAAAATTTTTCGATATTGTTTTGAAGAAATGCTTCCTGCAGTTCTATGGGAAGTGTTGTATCCTTAAGTTTTTTTGTTAACTCTTGCATCGATTTGCAATTAAACGTTGTTGACAACAAATCCTGGATACATATGTCTTTCAGACTTTCTGGCTGAAAGCGTTGCAGGTTGCCTGGCACAACCGCCTCTTTATTTTTTTCTGCCAGGCGTTCTTCGTCCATGGCAAAGCCAGCATGAAAGCTGAGTGCTGCAGTGAGTGAAAGGGTAAGGAGTTGTTTGTTCATATAAAAACCTTTGTGGCAAAGGGTGGAAAAGGGCTTGAGAATAACGAGCCCTTTGTAAAAGTTGTTTGATAAGCGATTTTAATTTCTTTGTTTGTTTTCTGATAAAGCCATAGCGCGAAGTCTGCTAAGCAATCCACTAATTTTTTCTGATAGTTCCTCTGACAATTTTTTTTCTTCGGTGCTATCAGTTTGCTCAGTGTTTTTAGCTTGCTCAGGTATTGAATCAGTTTGTTCAGGGGTTGGGAGTGATTGATCAATAAGTTCTTGTTGTTCAGGTGTAAGTAAATCGGTTAGTTTTTCTATGTTGAGACCTTTGAAGTATTTGGATGTGGGTAGCATTAGCTTTTTGCCGTATGGGGCTTCTAATATGAGATGCTGGCCATCAGGGCTGAAAGGTCGACTAGATAAGCTGTATTGCTCAGTATTTTCTTTACTTGTTAGAATAGCGGTGTCGTGCCAAGCGTTATCATAGTAGTACCACATATACATGCTACCATCAGTGTATTCAACTATAAGTTCTTTGTTGTTATTGTGGTTTAATCCTATAGTTTTTATATTATCCCTATCGCTGATAGCGCTGATGGGTTGCCATTGGTTGTTTTGGTAGGTCAAGATTTGCCTGATAATACCCTTGTGTACGGTTAAACAGCATTGGCTGTCGTAGCTGAGTGAAACGTCATCAAAGATACCAAAGAAACCATCGATAGAACCAGTCTGTTGCCACGTACCATTTGAGTTTGACCAAAAAACTATAGCTGTTTCAGATCTTATAATAAGATGCTGATCGTTGAGAGTGAGACTTGCTGACAAGACTGTGCCCTGGGTATGTGGAATGCTACCGATGCATGTATAACTGCCGGTTTCTGGTTCAAGCTTAAAAATATTTATGGTATCGTCGAGTTTTTTTATAACTCTCATAAGGCTTTGATCTCCCCCGACTCTCTCTCCGGGCAAATCATAAGAAAGTTCTCGCGGATTAATGTTGCTTTTATGTTGCCAAGTATTATTGATGCGTGTCCATACTTGTATAGTTGAGGATTCTTCGGTAGACGTGTATAAGTAGTCTAAGTTTGGTTCATAGCTGTGCGAGAGAATGTTAAGAGGTGACCCGCCTGGGGCTTTAATAGGTTGCCATGTGTTGTTGTAATAATGCCAAAGTTGACTTTCTCCAGGATTGTACAGAACAAAGGAATTGCTGTCAGCGCTAAAAAGGATATCATGTGCGGGAGCGAGAGTTGCAATTTTGTTCCATCTATTATCTTGGTAGGCGAAAAGTTGAGTGTCGCTGTTGCTTCCACCTGCAATACAGCAGAGTTGCGAGTTGGGACTAAAGATGACGGAGGGGGAGCTTTGATGGCAGTATAAAGGGCTCTGGCTTGTGACCCATTTATTGTTTTCGTGGGTCAAAAATAAAACCCCATGGCCAATGCTAATAACAAGATGCTTATCATTGGGACTAAGATGGACATCACCGTAAGACATATGACTGTAGCCAAATTTATTTTTATATGCCTTAAATAACTCAGGGTAAAATCTCTCGATATTGTTTTGAAGAAATGCCTCTTGCGGCTCTACAGGGAGTGTTGAAACTTTAAGTTTTTTGATTAACTCTTGAATTGATCTGCAACTAAATGTTGTTGATAACAGATCCTGAATAGATGTGCTTCTTAAGTTTAATGGCTGCATGTGTTGCAGGTTGTCTCGGGCAATTTTTTCTTCATTTTTTTCTGCCAGGCGTTCTTCGTCCATGGCAAAGCCAGCATGAAAGCTGAGTGCTGCAGTGAGTGAAAAGGTAAGGAGTTGTTTGTTCATATAAAAACCTTTTTGTAACACGTTTGTAAGAGGGGGGAGAGTCTACATGCATGTAGGCTACTTTTTTTCGCTCGAAAAGATTAGCAGCAAGAGTATAAAACGCAAATGCTTGGTACAATTATCGGTGTTTGATTTTATTTTGATGATAAAAAGATGCCAGAAAGAAATGTGGTAACATCGTCAAAAGTTTTTTGAGCGCGTTCTTCAAGCGGTGGCTTGTACAGGTCTGCAAGCTGTTGCAAGCTCAGGCATGCAAAGTAGCGTGGCATTGGGTATGAGATAATTTCTGTGCTCGTGCGTACCCTTAAAAAACTGTCATGGGATGAGAACTCTAGAGAGATCGGTCGACTGCCTGGCGAGAGTGAGGCGATAGTGACTTGGTTGCAAAATACGCTTACCTTTTCATCTTTTGCAAGTACTGCGGAGTATTGTTGGCACCTGGTTCGCGCAATGCATTCGTTGCGTTTATATTTTTGTGTCACTTGTTGTTTGGTTTGTTTGTTTTGACTGAGGTATTGCCCAAGTAAGTCAAGATAACAAGTGTGTGCAAAATGTTTGACGATCTTTTTTTGTTCTGGTTCAGGATAGTTTGTCAGGCTAGAAAGATTGTCATAGGTGAGGTAAGTTGTTCCCCACTTGTCGTAGTCTGTTGTGCAATGCTGGCTGTTGTCCATGCTCCAAAGTGTTTGTATGCAGAGCAGTACTATTACAATTAAACAGGATCGGTTTTTTGCATAGTTCATATAAAACTCAATAGTTAGCGTGGTTTGAGGAGATGTGTTGGTATACGTACGTCTGAGTATTGCTTAAAAATATGATGTCTTACAAGAGTTGTTGGATACAGTAAAATAAAGCCCGTGAGGATGAGTAAATACATGAAAGTGTACCGTTTTAGGTGTGTTTGACGAATTTTTTATATTAATTTATAATAGAAATAATATTGAATTATAACGTTTAAATGGAGGTTTTTATGAAATTGGTGCGAGCACTTTTTGTTCTCATTTTTTTGTCCTTTGTTCTTGGTAGTTCAGCTAATGCAGCTGATACGTACAGTCGACCATTTGTTCACAGTGGCCACGCTCAGCGTGAGCATGTGTTGAGCGAGTGGAAATTGCTTGCTGCTTACGTCAACTTTTATTTGCAAAACAGTTGGATTTGCGATCAAACAAGAGTTGCAAAATTTGAACGTTTTGAGCAGCTCATGTGTCATGATGTCATCAAGAATGATATTACAGCACTGAAAATGCTTTCAGCTTTTGCCTGGACTGAGAAGTTTTACTTTACAAGAATTCTTTCTTCTTGCAGTTATTCACAAGAAGACTTGTCAAGCTACGCTGAATGGCTGATAACAGAAAGAGGAATAATAGATATCGAAAAGCTGACTTTTCTTGTTCAGTGTGGTGCTGATGTACATTATCCTGATGCTGATGGTAATACCATGCTTCATTGTGCTTGTATGAGCAGAAGTGAGATTGGTATTGACAGAGTAAAGGCAATGATTCATACGCTTGTTGAGCTTGGTGCCGATCCAGACATAAAAAATAGTGCAGGGCAGACTGCGTGGGATTGCATACAAGATGATGACGACGAACAGATTTTGAATTTTTTGGATGATAAGATTGTGCGAAGACAGAAAAAGCGTGAGCTTCTCGATATTCCGGCATGCGTTGAGATTTTGCATGGTCCGTTGTATGAAGAGCAGGCGGTATCAAAATTTGTTGCGCTATACTTTCCTACGCGATGTTTAAATGAAGCTTTTAAGATGAATTGTCTGAACTATGCATGTGTTTTGCGACAGCTTATTTTACATTTGGCTGAAAACATTGATCACTATGGCATGAGTAATTGTTTACAGCTGGTATGTCCGCTTATTGCACAGACGCAGTTTCCCTCAGGCTGTAAAAATGATCATGTACTGGCTTTACAACTTTTACTTGCCAAAGACAGACAGAATTTTGTCGATGGTCAAGCTGTAACATTTATAGAGAATATTATTAATTTGCTTGGAGACAAAAGATTTCCAGAATTTAAGCTTGTTCCTGCAGGTAGCTTTAGTAATTAAAAAATCCCCCGAATGTTCGGGGGATTTTTTAGGAGGAATTTTATTTGAAAATTATGGGAATAAACTAAGAAATTTTTGCAATCCTTGCTCAAGATCATCGAGAAGACTCGTTTGGTTTGTTTGTTCTTCTTGAGTGTGTTGTCCAAATTCACTTTCTACTTGTATTGGTTCCGGTTCTTCTTTTTTAAATAAGTTTGCTACGCCCTCCAAACCAAGTTCTTCAAAATATTTTGGGGTTGGGTAGTTGACAACACAATTAAAATCATCTCGGTCGTTCCATCTTTGAATGGAGAAAAACCCCCCGCATGGACTAAACTCGAGTGAGCATGCGTCTTCTGGTATGACTGCAAAAGGCTTGTCGTTATCCGGATGATAAAGTTCTAATATGCTGGAGGGGTCTTGACTATGGCCTTTTGGTGAAGCAATAATTAGGTTTCCACAAGGACTTATGCTTGGACGGCCATATTTTTCTGTGTTGAATTCTAATTTTTTTTGATAACTTTCGCTGGATGAAAAGCGTGTAAGCTTTTTTATGTTGTATCTATTATTATCTTTCGTTAATAATGTTTTTCCACATGTGCTGGCCTTAGGTTTTATTGCGCTGCAATCCAAGAAAATTCTATCAATCTTGTCATAGCGAGATTTATTCCAAATATACACCACAGATAGCCCTTCTTTATCCTCGTATGTGTCTGATGCAACAACGAAATCATCGTAAAGATCTAGTGTGGTTTTGCCTAAATCTTCAAGAGAAAGTTGCTTGAAGTCTAAATAGTTCTTTTTTTTGTGGAAAAAATGTTCGAGATTGTGATAATTAATTTTATTTTTTGCACACAACCACTTAAAAATTTTCCATTTGTTTCTTATCTGTAGTGTTTTGTTTATTTCCGTATGCTGTATTTCATCTGACTCACATTTGATGACTTCTTCTGCCTTCATTGTTTCTAAATTAAAAATTATTATTTTGGGGCCTGCGTAAACTATTTCTCTGTCTCCATTATGTTTTGTGGTAACAGTTCTTCCATTGATTTCAACCATGACGTATCTTGAGCACGGACTGAATTCGGTTTGTACTTTATCGAAAGTGTCGCTAACACAAATGTTATAGGAATTTAATGATTGAGTATCAAAAACATCTACTACGTAGTAATCCGGCCAAGATCCTAAGCCGCATGGTGTAAATAAGATATACTTACCATCAGGGCTGAGTGATATTTCTGAGTCCTTGTATTTGTGATCTGAAATATTTTTTTCTGCAATTGTTTGGGTGGTGTCAATGTTAATTGTTTTTAATGTTGCTTCGCCATATCGATTGTTAAGTGTTTTTGTCACCAAAAATCTTCCACAATTACTGAGTGCATATTTAAAAAATGGGACCTCTTGTACCAAACGTTTTTTTTCAAGATCCCATAATTTTATAATGCAGTTTCCATGTGTGTCTCTTTCGTGGCATTCTATGACGAGAAATTTACCGCAAGGGCTAATTTTTGCCTCGCTATATTTTTCGTTAAATTCTACAAGAAGTTTTCCTGTTGCATCATGCAAAGACGTCCGTCCTCCAAAACTACTGTTAATAATGAACTTTGAGCATGGACTCCAGTATACATAGTAGCAGTTTTCTTTGAGTGTAAACTCTCCCATTTTTTTACCATGAAGATCATAAATTTGAGCAATTTTTTCATCGGCTTTGATGAAGAATTGATTTTTAGGGTCATATTTGTAGCTGTGAATATCTTTTGCAACCATTGTGTGTTTATTTTGTTGCATATATACGCTGAGTAATTGTTCGTAATGGGTGAGAGATAGTCTACGAGCAAGTGATGAACAGACATACCTTGGGTATGTCTGTGTAAGCCGTTTAAGGTTATCGTGGGTTAAGCAATTAGCAGTAAAATTTTCTGAGCGAAGTTTTTCTATAAGATCTATTGGTCTGTCGTATGGAAGTTGCAGAATAATATCATTTCCGAGCTGGATGTCTATTTGCGTATCTTCTTTTTGTTTTTCTTCCCTTTCTGATATTTGTTTAAGTGTTATGCGTTCCATTGTGGTAGCAGTGTTAAAGCTAAGCAAAAGTATAAGTGAGATTACAAGCAAAGATTTGTTTTTTATTTGCATTTTATTCCTCATAATATATTTTGAATATTTTTTTTCTATTTAGGGTGAAAGTATGACTAAGTTTTTTAAGAAAGCAAAAATGGTCAAATAAGGGGTATGAAATTATATATTTTTTGTAAACAATAAAAAAATCCCCCGAACATTCGGGGGATTTTTGAGGAGGGCCGAGTAAAAAAAATTAAAAATCGTCCATATTGAGTGAACCAACTTGATATTCTGTAACTCGTGTTTCAAAAAAGTTCTTTTCTTTTGCTAAGTCAGTTGCTTGTGACATCCATGGGAATGGATTTTCTTTGCCGTATGCTTTACTCAGGCCAATGCGCTCAAGACGTCTGTCTGCAATGTGTTCGACATAGTCACAAAAGAGTTGCGCATTGATGCCAAGTAGTCCTTGAGGACAAGCGTCGTAGGCATATTGGCTTTCAAGTCTGACTGCCTTTTTGATTAGTTCTGTGATTTTTGCTTGAAAATCTGCGGTCCAAATTTCAGGATTTTCTGCTTTGATGGTGTTGATCAGGTCTGCACCATAGGCAAGGTGCAAGCTTTCGTCACGCATGATGTATTCAAATTGTTCACCAATGCCAACCATTTTTTTCTGACGCTTGAGTGCCAGCATCATAGCAAAGCCTGCGTAAAAGAAAATGCCTTCCATAATAACGTAGTAGCCGATTAGATCGAGAACAAAGCGTTGTAAATTCTCCGTTCCAATTGGTTCAAAAGTTGGGTCGAAGATTGTTTTGGTTAGCTCAATGACAAAGTCATCTTTTTCTTTAATTGATGGAATGGTGTTGTACATGTTGTAGATTTCGTCTGGGTCAAGGCCAAGTGAGTCACAGCAATAGATAAAAGTGTCGGTGTGAATCGCTTCTTCAAATGCTTGTCTGAGCATGTATTGGCGACACTCAGGGTTGGTAACGTGGCGGTAGACAGCCAGTACAATATTGTTAGCAGTGAGTGACTCGGCTGTAGAGAAAAAACCCAAGTTCCATATGATTAGTTTTCGTTCAAGCGGTGTAAGCGCATCGGGTGATTTCCATTGTTCAACGTCTTTTTGCATCGAAATTTCTTCGGGCGTCCAGTTATTGGCAACACCACTTTTGTAATATTCTCGTGCCCACATGTATCGCATAGGCAATATTTTGTTTGGGTCAGTCGTCGTGTTGTTTATAATTCCGTCTTTTTTCATAGTAGTTCCTTTGTTGTTATTCCCAGCGCGTTTGGGAAGTTGAATCTTTATAGTCTATTGGCAAGCTTCGCAGTCTTCAGCGTTCAGACCGCAGTACGTTGCGCCATTGATGTTGTTTGTAGTGGTGGCGTTTTTCGAGTTATTATTGAACTCTCGTTTTTGTGTATACCCAAACTTTTTGGCATCAAGTGTCGATTTTTCAATTTGGCTAGCTCCCAGCGAACGGAGGTAGTAAAACGTTTTGATACCAAGTTTCCATCCCGCTAGGTAAATATCATTGAGCTTTTTGCCTGAGGTGCCAAGCATGAAAACGTTATGCGACTGACTTTGATCAATCCAGCGACCACGTGTTGCGGTAATCTTGACGAGCCACTCAGGATCAAGCTCAAACGCTTCTTTGTATTTACGTTTGAGCTGATCAGGAATTGCATCAATATTTTGAATGCTACCGTCATAATATTTGATTTGATCAAGCATGTCTTGACTCCAAAGGCCAAGTTTTTTCAGGTCTTGAACAAGGTAGGCATTAATAACGGTAAACTCACCACTCATGTTTGCTTTAACATAAATATTTTTGTAGATCGGCTCAATGCATGGGTAGCAGCCAGAGATGTTTGCAATGGTTGCGGTTGGTGCGATTGCCATCAAGTTTGAGTTACGCATGCCATGTTGTTTAATGTGTTCGCGGACAATGCTCCAGTCCATGGTAGTTGTGCGTGGTAGGTCAATTTTCATGCCGCGTTCTTGCTCAAGTAGATCAATAGTGTCCATTGGCAAAATACCACGATCCCATTTTGAACCAGCGTAGGTTGAGTAGGCCCCTTTTTCTTGTGATAACTTTGATGATGTCATGATTGCGTTGTAGGAAATGAATTCCATAATGGTGTCTGAAAACTCAAGCGCTCTGGTGTCATCAAACGGGATGTCAAGCATGAAAAGCGCGTCTTGTAGACCCATCATGCCCATGCCAATCGGGCGGTGGCGCAAGTTTGAATTACGTGCTTCTTTGGTTGGGTAAAAGTTTATGTCGATAACATTGTCAAGCATGCGAATTGCCGTTTTGACGGTGTCGGCCAGCAGTTCTCGGTCAATCTTACCATTAAAGATGTGGCGTGCGAGATTGATTGAGCCCAGGTTACATACAGCAGTTTCATCTGGTGAGGTGTTAAGCGTAATTTCTGTACACAAATTTGAAGAGTGTACTACGCCAACGTGGTCTTGTGGTGAGCGTACATTGCACGGGTCTTTAAAGGTGATCCATGGGTGGCCTGTTTCAAAGAGACGGGTAAGCATTTTTTTCCACAGCTCTTTTGCCGAAACTGTTTTATATAGTCTGATTTTACCGGCACGTGCCTGTGCTTCGTAGTTGAGGTAAGCTGCTTCAAATTCTTTGCCATAAATTTCGTGTAGGTCTGGTGTTTCATCTGGAGAAAAAAGTGTCCACTGTTCGTCGTTGATTAGACGCTTCATAAACAAGTCTGGAATCCAGCTTGCTGTGTTCATATCGTGCGTGCGGCGACGGTCATCACCGGTGTTGCGGCGTAGGTCGATAAAATCTTCAAAATCATAATGCCATGCCTCAAGGTAGGCACATGCTGCCGCGCGTCTGCTGCCAGCGCGGCTGATAGCAGCGACAACGTCGTTGGCCAGTTTTAAAAAGGGTACGGTGCCTTGGCTAGTAACATTGATTGAACTAATCATTGAACCAGTACCACGAATTGCGGTCCACGAGGTGCCAAGTCCGCCAGACCATTTTGAAAGATTAGCGTTGTCTTGCAGTGTCTTGAAAATATGGTTGAGGTCATCGCTGATATAGTTGAGGTAACATGAGCTGAGTTGTGGATGATGCATGCCTGAGCGGAAAAGTGTTGGGGTTGATGAGACAAAGCGCAGCGTAGAGAGCACTTCGTAAAACTCAAGTGCACGAGCGGTTTTATTATTTTCTTCACTGAGTGCAAGGCCCATTGCCACACGCATCCAAAAAATTTGTGGCATCTCAATGAGCTTTTCCCCGTGCTTGATGAGGTAACGACCATACAGCGTCTCAATGCCAATGTAGCCAAACAGATTGTCTCGTTCTACGCGAATGCCCTGAGAAAGTGTTTCAAGGTCATACTCTTTGAGGCGCGGATCAAGCAGGCCAACCTCAAGCCCTTTGGTAATGCTCTTAATAAACTGATTCTGATAGCGTTCTTCAATAGTTTCGTCGTTGTATGACTCTTCAAGCACTTGTTTATAAATGTATTGCATGAACAGGCGCGCTGCAACATAGTTGTATGCGATGTCTTTTTCGATAAAAGTTGTTGCCGTCAACGCTAACGCTTTAGCCAGCTCTGTTGTGCTGATGCCATCATAAATAATTTTGAGTGTTTCGCGAATAAGCTCATCAACAGATATGGCAAGATCAAGACCTTTGCTTGCATGGGCAATGGTCAGGCGTATCTTGTTGATATCAAGAGCGACGGATTCCTCGTTGCGCTTGGTGACTGAAAGGGATGTAAAGTTTACGTTTTTGGGTGAGGTTAGCATGTCATTCTCTTTTTGTCTGGCTTGTGTTTCCATAGTTCAAAATCCCTTCAATGTTTTATATAGAAAATTAAAAATCTTTTATGCTCGCTCTTTCTCCATGCGTGTGCACAAATAGTAATATTTTCTTTTAGAAAATTCATTTCCCAACGTGACCTATAATTTATCAGCTAGTTCAGACTCGATCAAACAAATTTTTTATTTTTCTCGAAACG of Campylobacterota bacterium contains these proteins:
- a CDS encoding ribonucleotide-diphosphate reductase subunit beta; this encodes MKKDGIINNTTTDPNKILPMRYMWAREYYKSGVANNWTPEEISMQKDVEQWKSPDALTPLERKLIIWNLGFFSTAESLTANNIVLAVYRHVTNPECRQYMLRQAFEEAIHTDTFIYCCDSLGLDPDEIYNMYNTIPSIKEKDDFVIELTKTIFDPTFEPIGTENLQRFVLDLIGYYVIMEGIFFYAGFAMMLALKRQKKMVGIGEQFEYIMRDESLHLAYGADLINTIKAENPEIWTADFQAKITELIKKAVRLESQYAYDACPQGLLGINAQLFCDYVEHIADRRLERIGLSKAYGKENPFPWMSQATDLAKEKNFFETRVTEYQVGSLNMDDF
- a CDS encoding ribonucleoside-diphosphate reductase subunit alpha translates to METQARQKENDMLTSPKNVNFTSLSVTKRNEESVALDINKIRLTIAHASKGLDLAISVDELIRETLKIIYDGISTTELAKALALTATTFIEKDIAYNYVAARLFMQYIYKQVLEESYNDETIEERYQNQFIKSITKGLEVGLLDPRLKEYDLETLSQGIRVERDNLFGYIGIETLYGRYLIKHGEKLIEMPQIFWMRVAMGLALSEENNKTARALEFYEVLSTLRFVSSTPTLFRSGMHHPQLSSCYLNYISDDLNHIFKTLQDNANLSKWSGGLGTSWTAIRGTGSMISSINVTSQGTVPFLKLANDVVAAISRAGSRRAAACAYLEAWHYDFEDFIDLRRNTGDDRRRTHDMNTASWIPDLFMKRLINDEQWTLFSPDETPDLHEIYGKEFEAAYLNYEAQARAGKIRLYKTVSAKELWKKMLTRLFETGHPWITFKDPCNVRSPQDHVGVVHSSNLCTEITLNTSPDETAVCNLGSINLARHIFNGKIDRELLADTVKTAIRMLDNVIDINFYPTKEARNSNLRHRPIGMGMMGLQDALFMLDIPFDDTRALEFSDTIMEFISYNAIMTSSKLSQEKGAYSTYAGSKWDRGILPMDTIDLLEQERGMKIDLPRTTTMDWSIVREHIKQHGMRNSNLMAIAPTATIANISGCYPCIEPIYKNIYVKANMSGEFTVINAYLVQDLKKLGLWSQDMLDQIKYYDGSIQNIDAIPDQLKRKYKEAFELDPEWLVKITATRGRWIDQSQSHNVFMLGTSGKKLNDIYLAGWKLGIKTFYYLRSLGASQIEKSTLDAKKFGYTQKREFNNNSKNATTTNNINGATYCGLNAEDCEACQ
- a CDS encoding WD40 repeat domain-containing protein, translated to MNKQLLTFSLTAALSFHAGFAMDEERLAEKNEEKIARDNLQHMQPLNLRSTSIQDLLSTTFSCRSIQELIKKLKVSTLPVEPQEAFLQNNIERFYPELFKAYKNKFGYSHMSYGDVHLSPNDKHLVISIGHGVLFLTHENNKWVTSQSPLYCHQSSPSVIFSPNSQLCCIAGGSNSDTQLFAYQDNRWNKIATLAPAHDILFSADSNSFVLYNPGESQLWHYYNNTWQPIKAPGGSPLNILSHSYEPNLDYLYTSTEESSTIQVWTRINNTWQHKSNINPRELSYDLPGERVGGDQSLMRVIKKLDDTINIFKLEPETGSYTCIGSIPHTQGTVLSASLTLNDQHLIIRSETAIVFWSNSNGTWQQTGSIDGFFGIFDDVSLSYDSQCCLTVHKGIIRQILTYQNNQWQPISAISDRDNIKTIGLNHNNNKELIVEYTDGSMYMWYYYDNAWHDTAILTSKENTEQYSLSSRPFSPDGQHLILEAPYGKKLMLPTSKYFKGLNIEKLTDLLTPEQQELIDQSLPTPEQTDSIPEQAKNTEQTDSTEEKKLSEELSEKISGLLSRLRAMALSENKQRN
- a CDS encoding WD40 repeat domain-containing protein — protein: MNKQLLTLSLTAALSFHAGFAMDEERLAEKNKEAVVPGNLQRFQPESLKDICIQDLLSTTFNCKSMQELTKKLKDTTLPIELQEAFLQNNIEKFYPELLDAYKKRFGGIKIKSKEGYLVCSFSPDGQYLAICMLEGIYLCKYKNKAQIMRDFINHATGVIGFTANNQLFVINSDAIDVYTYNDHVCKRTKTIAPRGHIEKTYLSPDGQHLAVDVRGHMTRTYTTKVWSNQSNELQPLVNTPDGIAAIRFSPNSQHLAIQLFDKTTQIWTHKDNSFEQMAVLDNPAGFTESISFDADNNLLVQSMDGTVLQTWKYENNQWESTSTANSQPSAQKATNDPGYVSPDGLYEVIMQEDNTAQVVPTLQYFQGLNLQELEELLKPQDEELAESNLAQRLQKLHVTDNSSRG